The Pyrus communis chromosome 14, drPyrComm1.1, whole genome shotgun sequence sequence ATCTTGAGGATCAATGGACTTCATGCCCGATCTTTTTGTTtgatggaacttcaggtccaatcatttttattttaggttctgatctgatcaaggaacttcaggttctgtatgtactcatcgtaacaaaaagaaatacaataaataaattaaagcaataggcggtaattccagccataatgaataaattgcatttaagtaaataaagcttgtgacaagggctttaattcagcaccattcacataaatcaaaacttaaaacagTAGGCAGTAAAACCGtacatgataaataaattgctttaaatagaacttgtgaaagggttttaaaccaacaccaattcacataaataacaagaagtatcatacgttcttttatttattatttttctttcttttgtcagcacttattcaaacattattattgtttcttttcttatttctgCAGCATGGTGCCATGCACTAATagaaaccatttatattatgttgaccaaatggtgtcatgcaccattcaaatccttttatacatttttttcttaGGGTGCAGTCaacaccttttttttcttcttcacatgtGCCTTACCATTCCATCAATCcctattttctattatttttcttccttctctgtcTTTTCCAGTCTCGAAATGCAGGGCCAGTTGGGTAGTTGTGAAGGTtgcccaaattcaattcaatccaaaaggcAATTAGAGACTGGCGTTGTTCTTgcatgacccaggaaaaatggCATCATTAAGTAAGAACCTCCCTACAGAGATATAGATGACAGTGGGGTTGACGAAGGCACAAGAGAGGGAGGCCTGCGTGGATTCATTcttgccatcaccatctcaaacaaccaagtattcgtgggagttctcaagatccgtcgaaaacaacgtgatctgggtttccaagtctgatgagattcttctggatctcTGGAAACCAGTTGTCAGTACGAGTTTTCTCATCTAGTGACGACTTCAAGtcgtaaatttcaattctcGCAGGAATTCGGCGGGACGCTTCTGGCTCagtgggagagacgaaaaatggacatacctttTATTCTGTGAGATTTTAGATGACAGAGGTGAGAGGTAGATAGTGCTTCCCCAGATTTATGGCGTTGTGCTTTCCACTGGCATGAGAGtttctcgtgctgataacgtgttgtaaaatcgacggtgtgtgtgtagtggaataaataaaataagacacaaaatttacgaggttcctctacagtcagtgtgactggagtacgtcctcgggcaaCAGTGGTggtttcattataatttggaataataggagtacaaagataactttatttattctctcctctcctcttcctcttcctctctttctttctctgctcTATATTGAAGCATACAGAGTGctttatttatagagcaactccaatcacacatctttgacaatataATCTTTCTTCATCTCCCAAGTCAAGATTAATTTTATAAGCATTAAAAATCTACCCAATGTCTTCAGTTtctatgtgggcattcattacccactattattttcaacactaattaataaaattatatatatcttTTCTTGAGAACGGGAAATGAAGTGGATTGATTCGGAGAGCCAAAGCAACCCAGATAGACAGCCCGCTCAAAACAACCCGACCCGCATTCAAACCCGAAGCAGACGATTCATCGCTTGATGGTCCCTGGGCAGAACTATCCGGTGACAGACTCGCCGGCGCCGGAATCGGTGGGCTACCGCTTGATGGGAACTTTCCCGGGGATCCTGCCGGCGTTGCATAACTCAAAGGAATGCCCACTGGTAACGATGGGGTCGCTGCAATCTCAGGACCCTCTGCAACTGGCGAAGCACCGACCGGACTTTTCTTAGGAGCGCTGACCGGAGTTTTGGCCTGAGAGGCAACGGTGGGCGTAGGGGGCGCCGGTGATTGAGCCGGTGGAGGCACACTCTTGGACGGGCTCTTCGCTGGGGAAATCGATGTGGGAGGGGACGCCGGAGAGACGTGGGTGGGGTCGCCGCCGAAGGAGTTGGGGGACTGAGTCGGAGGGCTCGGAGGGAATGCCGGAGGAGTTGCAGGAGAAGTGGTCGGAGAAGATGCTGGAGAGGGTTGGCGAGGAGGCGGCTTTGTGGGGGTGTTGCTAAGTAAGTTCAAAATAAGTGGCAACTAAGCAACAAGCTAAGGAAGCATTATTTATCAAGAGGCCCCGTACTTGTTGGAGTAATCCTTGTGGGCTGCCAAGATAGGATGCCAGGTtatcaccatccatcatttcTAAGCAGCTGCAATAAGATATCTAGCATGTGAACTTGGTAGAATAGATACGTCTGGTACCACCAATTTTAGCCGCCAATAGAATACAAGTTTGCTTAGTTTCTTGATATTTCTTCAGAATGTTAGCTGCCTTTGCAAGAATATCATCTGCATGACGGAGCAACCTACCACTAGTCAAGCCATGTCTTGCATGATAAAGAACTTACTGCAGTTTCTTAATTGtccttattttaattttccacttatACTCCATAATTGTCCCTAGTTTACTAACCAGCACATTGTATGTTGGTTCGGAGACTGCACTGTCCCAAATAGCTCTACTTGTTGA is a genomic window containing:
- the LOC137714453 gene encoding classical arabinogalactan protein 9-like; translation: MCCNTPTKPPPRQPSPASSPTTSPATPPAFPPSPPTQSPNSFGGDPTHVSPASPPTSISPAKSPSKSVPPPAQSPAPPTPTVASQAKTPVSAPKKSPVGASPVAEGPEIAATPSLPVGIPLSYATPAGSPGKFPSSGSPPIPAPASLSPDSSAQGPSSDESSASGLNAGRVVLSGLSIWVCPFFVSPTEPEASRRIPARIEIYDLKSSLDEKTRTDNWFPEIQKNLIRLGNPDHVVFDGS